The Gymnodinialimonas sp. 57CJ19 genome includes a window with the following:
- a CDS encoding AlpA family transcriptional regulator, with protein sequence MTWMVHFPTPVSQTIGRSANDFCAALQSRSIHMERHLRRQAVEEITGLSRSTLYAMISEGSFPRPVKLGKRAVGWPESSIQTWLSQRETA encoded by the coding sequence ATGACTTGGATGGTACATTTTCCGACTCCTGTCTCGCAAACCATTGGGCGTAGCGCAAACGATTTCTGCGCGGCCCTTCAGAGCAGGAGCATCCATATGGAGCGCCATTTAAGACGACAGGCCGTCGAAGAAATCACCGGGCTTTCCCGGTCCACCCTCTATGCCATGATTTCAGAGGGAAGTTTTCCGAGGCCAGTGAAGCTAGGCAAGAGAGCCGTCGGTTGGCCTGAATCAAGCATTCAGACTTGGCTTTCTCAGCGCGAAACCGCCTGA